The Gemmatimonadaceae bacterium genomic sequence CGTGAAGTTCACCGTCAGGAAGAAGTGGCCCACGTAGAGCCGGCCCGGGAACGTTGGTGCGAGCCAGAGGAGATCGGGCACGTCCGCGAGGAGGATCTGACTGGTGTCCGCCGATGCGCGCAGGGCATCGCGGGCCGCGCGATGTGACGGGTTCACGTACTGAAACGGGGCATCGGTGCGAAACCCGCTGAAGTGCCACGTGCGCGCGGCGAGCCAGAGCGGCGCCGCCCCGCCAACCAGCGCGAGGATCGCGGCATGTCGCGCGCTGACGCGCGGCCATTTCGCGAAATACGCGATCGCGCCGAGGATCGCGAGCGGCACCTGCATGGTCATCGTGCCGCGATCAGGATACGGAAAGAACGGACCGGAGAGCGTCACGATCGTGCAGCCAAGGATCCAGCCAAAGAGAAACCGCTCCCTGAGGCCGCCGATGCGCCAGCGCGCCAGCCCGCCCCACGCGATCAGAGCCCACGAGATCGGGTAGGCAATGAGCAGCGTACTGACGAGGATGTTGATGGCGCGCCAGTCCGGGAGCGGGAGCCCGGATCGCGCATAGAGCGCGCCCAGCACGGCGTAGCAGACCCCAACCGCGAGCGTGCATCCGGCCAGGAGCCCGACGAGCCGCCGCCGGTCGGGGATCATGGGCCAGCAGCAGAGGGCAACTCCCCACGCGATGGCCAGGAGCGTGATGCCCTCGTAGACGTGCATCACGGTCATGAGGACGAACATGCCCATCGCCGCGGCGATGCGCGCCGGCGTGAGCCGCGTGATCGCCGAGTGCAGCGCGAGGACGGCGCCGAGTCCAACGATCCACAGCGCGATGGAGTGCGTGTCGAGGAGCACCTTCACCAGGTAGTGGCTGCGGTAGTCCTCGAAGACGGGGAAGAGTTCGATCGGTTCGAGCAGGAATCGCTGGAACGTCGACGAGGCCGCGAGCGCGGGAATCTGCTGCAGCACCTTGATGTGCCCACCGAGTCCTCCCGCGACCATCAGCGGCACCACGACCCAGAGCCGCTGCGTCGGATCGGCGATGAAGCGGCGCACCGTCGCGTACACCATGAGCGTGAGCAGGATGGCCAGCACGCTGCCGGCGTAGGCGTAGGCGCGTTCCGGCGTGGTCCCGACGGCACGACCGGCCTTCCCCACGGCCCAGAAGAAATAGACCGGCAGGTGCGCGCGGTTCGGTTCGGTGGTGAACCGGTTGGTGATGACCGGCCCTTCGCGTTGGGTCTGTCGGAGCCAGACGCGGTACTGCATCTGGTCCGGGGAGATGGTGAGGTTCTCCTCGAAGGTCCACTCGCCGCGCTGGCTCAGTTCGGCGCGCCAGAAGGGCGCGATGTGGGCCACGGCGGCGCAGAGGGCGATGACCCACGCGATCCAGGGGAGGCCCAGGAGGCGCCGCGGGTTCGCGGTCGTGGCGGCGCCGGCCGCGCGGTCGTCGTCAGGCAGGGGCGTCGTCATGCGAAGGGAGCCGGTCGGTGGCCGCGGAGGTGACGCCGCCGCGAGGCCCGCGTAACATACGCCACCGCGTACGAGGACCGCGACCGGAGCGCGACATGGGGTTTGCGATGGACGATTGGCTCGAGCTGGTGTGCCCGGCCTGCAAGGCGGCGTTGGTCGACGTTGACGCGCCGGCGTCGCTCGCCTGTGCTGCCTGCGGCGCGACGTGGCCGATCGAACACGGTATCCCCGACCTTCGGACGCGGCCCGACCCGTACATCTCCAGGCTGGGCGACGTCGCCAAGGCGCGTGCCCTGCACCGTGAGTTCGGCACGCGTGACTTTGCCGGCATCATCGAACTGTACTACGCGATGACGCCCGAGGTACCGGAACCGCAGGCGCGCCTCAACGCCTCGCGCATGCTCGGCGGTATCGCGCGCGCCAAGGTGGCGCTGGCCTCGTGGGAGGACGATGTGGGCCCCTTGGGTTCGATGGGTCGCGTGCTCGACATCGGGTGTGGCGAGGCGCCGCTCGTGATTGCCGCCGCGCGACGCGGGGCGCAGGCCGTCGGCGTCGACATCGGGTTCCGTCACATCACGATGGGGCTCAAGCAGGTCGAGCAGGAACGACTTCGGGCGCCGCTGATCGCCGCGTGTGCGGAAGCCCTTCCCTTCCCCGATGCGTCGTTCGACGTCGTGACGATCATGCACGCGCTCGAACTCTTCCGGGATCAGCCCCGCGCGCTGGCGGAGGCCTTTCGAGTGACGCGGCCCGGGGGACGCGTGCTGGTGAGCGCGCCGAACCGCACGAGCGTGGGTCCCGACCCGCACATCGGCCTCCCCGCGGGCGGGCTGCTCCCGAACGCGCTCGTCGGCCTGGTGTCGCGCCTGCAGATGGCGCGCCCACCTCACCGGAGCTTCCTCACGGCGGGCGGACTTCGTCGCGCGCTCGTGCGGGCCGGCTTCAGCGAGGTGCGCGTGGGCATCCCCGGGCTCTCGGATTCACAGCGCGCGCAGTTCACCGGTCTGCTGCGCGTGGCGGCCGACGGGTACGAGCGCCTGCGCACGGCCCCCGGGGCGCGCACGGTGCTGCGGACGATCGGTCCGCTGCTGCAGGCATCGGCGGTCAAGCCTCGTTAGGCCGGCGGCGTCAGCGCGTCCATCGTGCACACGATGACCTCGCCGCCGCCCAGCGTGGCGGGAAAGACGCGTTGCTCGCGGCAGTCGGCGTCCACGTGCGCGGCGAGCCCCGGATCGTAGAGGTCGAGGTAGCGCGGGAAGGTGTACACGAACCACACCTTGCCCCGACGACGCAAGGCGTCGAGATCCGCCGCGGTCTTTACGCGTTCCCAGGGCAGCCGGTAGTAGAGCAGATAGACCGCCGCGGTGACGTCGGCGACGGCGACCACGTCACCCGGCGCCCTGGCCTCCTGCACCATCGCCAGCGGCCCGTCGAAATCCTGCTTGGGCACGCGCCAGTCGCGCGGCAGCGACGCCAGCGATGCGATGACGAGCACGCCGATCGCCGCCTGCCCCAGGAGTTCACCACGGCGTGTACGCTCCTCCGTCGTCAGGCGCCTTGACCACTGCGACAACCACACGCCGGTCGCGTACGCGCCACGGACCACGAGGAGCACGAAGAAGCCGCCCAACACGAAGAAGAACCGCGGGTACATCGTCCCCCGTCCGATCGCCGCACCGCCAATGATGGCGAGCGGCGCCAGCACGATGATCAGCGCGACGTGACGGTCGCGACGGAACCAGGTGATCACGCCCGCCAGACCGATTGGCACAGCCAGCGCGAGCGCAATGATGGCGAGACCGAACGCGTCCCCGAACCCGGCGCGCAACACGCGAATCCCCTCGGCGAGCGCCCACGCCGGAGACGACACGCCCGTCTGGTCCGACGGCTGCGTGAAGTAGTCGAGCATCGGCTGCAGCATCGGGTAGTGCAGCGCCGCGCTGATCACGCCGCCGCCAACGAACGGAAGCAGCACGACGCGCCAGTCGCTTCGCGGCCGATCGCCCGTAGGCCACACGAGGGCCGCGAGGGCAACGACACCCTGCGCAATCACGAAGAAGACGAAGGTCAGGTGCGCGTACGTACCGAGCGCAATGCAGAGCGCAAACCAGCCCGCCGCCCGGCGATCGCTGCGATGCAGCATCGCCAGCAACTGGTGCGTGGTGAGCAACGCAAAGAACAGCAGCGCGCTGTAGCCCCTGGCGCTCTGCGAGAACCACACGTGGTGGTACGACACGGCGAGGAGCAGCGCGGCGGCGATGGCCTCGCGACGGCCGACCAACGGCTTGGCCAGCCAGAACAGCATCGGGACCGAGGCCACGCCAAACAGCAGCGCCGGCAGGCGGATCGCCCAGGCCGACTCGCCGAACACGGAGAGCGACGCATGCGCAAGCAGCGCGTAGAGCGGATGCTTGTTGTCGCCGCGGAACTCCGAGAGGTTTTCGGGAAACGACGTGCGAAACGACTGAATGATGGCCGCGATCTCGTCGTTCCAGAGGCCGTCGTTGAGTCCGGGCAGGCGCAGCCCGAGAGCCAGTACGGCGAGCGCGAGCGGGATCACCCACTCACGGTCCTCGCGGCGATCGTTCGGCATGCGCTTCAAGAGGAAACGGTCGAAGGTGAGATTTCCCCGGTCATTGGGCAGGAACCGCGCCACGGTGCTCGGCCGCTTCCGGACACCGTGACCGGCCAGCCCACGGCAGGCCCGAAACTTGACAGCACCGGTGAACGGATCAAGCACTCTCCCTCAGACCCATCGTACGCTCCTCACGTGACCGCATCCCTGACCGTCATTGTTCCGGCCGTCAACGAGCCCCTGGACGTCCAGAAGACGCTCGAAGCCCTCGCGCGCGAGCGAGCGGCCACCGGCGTCGAAGCCATCGTGGTCTCTCGACTCGGCGCGCCGGTAGCCGGCCTGGTTCGGTCTTCCTTTCCCTGGGCGCAAGTCATGGATGTACCGCACGGGACGACGATCCCGGCGATGCGCGCGCTGGCGTTCGAACGGGTGACCACGCCGTGGGTCGCGGTGATCGAGGATCACGTTGCGGTGCCCGCGGGGTGGGTGAAGCTCATGACCGAACGGGCGCAGGAAACCGGAGCCGTCGTTGGAGGCCCGGTCGACAACCTGGCGACGACGACCCTGCTCGATCGCGCGGCCTTTCTGTGCGAGTACTCGCACTGCATGCCTCCCCTTGGCGGCGGTGTCACGTCGTGGCTGCCCGGCAACAACGTGGTCTATCCGTCCGCGACCGCGCGCCGGTATGTCGAGATGCTTCGGCGCGGCAGCTGGGAGAACGACATGCACGAGGCGATCAAGGCGGAGGGCGGCAGCCTCGTCATGGTACCCGAGGGCGTGGTCGGGCACGACAAGCACTATTCGCTGTGGGAGTACGTTTCGCAGCGCTATCTCTACTCGCGGTCCTTCGCCGGCAAGCGCAGCCAGCAGTCCTCGGCGGTCAAGCGCCTCGCCTACGCGGCGGGCTCGCTCGCGCTGCCTCCGGTGCTGCTGATGCGGATCGTCTCGCGAGTTGGTGCGCGCTCGGAGCACCGGGGCACGCTGCTGCGATCGCTGCCGCTGATCGCGACGTTCGTGCTGTCGTGGGCCGCCGGGGAACTCGTGGGCTATCTCGCCGGCCCCGGCGATTCGCTGGGCAAGGTGCGATGAGCGCTCAGGAGCGGCCCGTGATCGCACGCGTTCTCCAGACGGATCGGCGTTGGCGTAGAGCCGCGTGGGTGCGATGAGCGCTCAAGGGCGGCCAGTGATCGCACACGGGCGCAAGACGGATCGGCGTAGGCGTAGAGCCGCGCGGGTGCGATGAGCGCTCAGGCGCGGCCAGTGATCGCACACGGGCGCAAGACGGATCGGAGTGTGCGTAGAGCCGCGTGGGTGCGATGAGCGCTCAGGCGCGGCCGGTGATCGCACCCCAGGCCTCGCCGGCGCTCCAGGCCACGAGGATCGCCAGCACGGTCGGTAGCGCCCGCAGGTAGGACGGCGCGTTACCCAGTCGTTGCTGAGTGCGACCGTGACGCAGGAGCAGCACGAAGGGCACGATCGGGCTCGCGAGCACGAGGGCCGCGCGCCGTGCAACGGACGCGTCGCCGGCCCGGACCTGTCCAAACAGGCGACCCCAGTGGAATCGCTGCCTGGCGAGCGTACCCAGTGTTGCATAGTGACTGCGGAACTCCACAACGGCGTCCGGGATGAGGAAGAGCACCTCGCCCGAGGCGGCCAGCGACCAGTGGACTCGCGCCTCGTTGTACCGATCGTGCCAGGTGGTGCGCGTCGCTTCGATGCACCGGCGCTTGTAGCACACGTTGACATCGGACACCCAGTCGCGCGCGCCCGTGGCAAACGGTGGCGCGTAACGTCCGTAGTCGACCGCCCACACCGACCAGTTGAGCACATCGGTGGTGGCCGGCGCTATGGCACCGCCGATCACGCCGTGCGGCAGGTCACGGTGTGCCCGCACCATCGTTGCCGCCCAGTCGGGCCGCGGGCGGGCGCGGTCCTCGACCATCGCCACCAGCTCACCGGAGGCGTGGGTCAGCGCCGCCGAGCGACGGCGATCGAACAGTTCGTGCTGACCGGCCGGAGACTTGGGGGGGCGCGCGGTAGCGACCGGGCCCATGCCGATGAACCTGACGGCGGGGAACCGGGTCGAAAGCGCGCCCACCTCGGGGATGGTGTCGTCCCACGCAACGAGGATTTCCAGGGGTGGCGCGCCAGCCTGCCTGACGAGTGCGTCGAGCACCTCGACGACAGCGTCACCGCCGTCGACGACGGTGACGATGACACTCAATACGGACGTCGGCCCCGTACTCACAACGTCATGCGCCCCAGAGGTTGGAGCTGCACGGCCTGACGCGTCGCCGTACTCTCCCGGACCGCGGCCGCCACTTCCACGGCCCGGAGCCCGGCAAAGCCGTCGGCGATCGGGAGGTCCTGCTTGCCTTCGGCGAGCGCGAGGAAGTCGCGCAGCTCGTCCTTGAACGAGAGCAGCGCGGTCGTCTTCCAGCTATAGAGCTTCTCGCGCACTGCAATGCCGAGGTAGCGATGGTGCACGCGGGTGCGCGGACCGCGGGGGTTCTGGTGCGTGATGAGGAGGTTCTCCATGGGAGCGTACGCCCCGCGCACCATGCCCTTGTCGCCATAGGCTTCGATGAAGAAGCCATAGCCCTTCCACTCGTCCCAGGTCGCCTGATACGTGGCCGCCACGCCGTCAGGGTTGCGGAACACGGCCATGGCGTTGTCCTCCGAGCCAGGCACTTGCCACACGTTGTTGGACATCACGCCGTAGACATCGGTGATCTCGCCGAGGAAGTGGCGTGCGAGGTCGGTCATGTGGATGCCGATGTCCCACATCGCCCCACCGCCGGTGAGCGGTGTCTTGTACTCCCAGTCGTGCGTGAAGCTCGAGAGGCCTTCGTGGCCGCCGAAGACGCGGAAATGATCCACGGTGCCGATCGTGCCTGCGCCGATGGTTTCCCGCATGAACGTGATTGCCGGGTAGTAGCGGAGGTTGAAGCCGACGGCGAAGGCGCGCCTGGCCGTCTGTGCGGCCTGCACGATGCGGCGGGTGTCCTCGACGGTGTTCGCGACCGGCTTTTCGCACAGCAAGTGAAGCCCGCGCCCGAGGGCGCCGAGGCAGGCCTCGACGTGGGCCTGGACCGGTGTGGACACGACGACGGCGTCCATCGGCGTGTCGAGGAGTTCCTCGAGCGAGCCACACAGGCGCGCACCGCTGGTGCCCGCGGCCTGACGCGCCAGATCCGCGTTGAGGTCGAACACTGCGGCGAGGGACGTGGAGGGCTCCTCGCGAATGGACTGCGCGCGGAGCGCGCCGATCTTGCCGGCGCCCACGAGGCCGATGCGCATGAAAACAAGACTCCGGTGTAAAGGGGGCCGCTGCTGGCAGCGGAAACGGTCGGCTCAGGGGCCGCCACTGGAAGGACGAGGGAGCCCGGACCCAAGTTAGTGTGGCCCCTCATGGAACGGGCTCGTCTCTTGCAAGGGGCGTGCTCACCCTCGGCGCTCCGCCGAGTGAGGCTGGCGTCCCGTCGTCACGTCATTCTGTCATCATCGTCACGAACGCACATGCAGCGAACTCCGGCAGCGTCGGCCCCGCGCCACATGCGTCGGCACCGGGCGCGAACGAGCGGGCGGACACGCCGCGCGTGACGCGTCACCTGGTGCGCTGGTTGCGGACGGCCGCAGCGAAACTCGTCGTCACGACCTGGCTCGTCTACGCGCTCTTCGCGACGACCAACGTGGCGCGAGAGACCTACCTGTCGCTCGCGGTGGCGGAGCGCTGGTCGATCCGGGTGGACGAGTATCAGGGATTGCACCCCGACCTGTTCGAGATGCCCGGTCGGGGGTGGTACATCAACAACAACCCGGGCACATCGTTCCTCGGCGCGATCCCGTACACGCTGGCACGGCCTGCGCTGTCGGCGTTGTACGCGTGGAAGCCGCACCTGCTGGCACCCAAGCCTCCAGCGACGTACGACGACGCGCGACCGAACCGCTCGAAGTTCCTGAACGCTTCGCGCGCGCGCGGGCTCGACGTAAAGCTCGGCCTTGCAGCGCTGATCACCGGCGTCGGGCTCATGGCGCCACTTGGCGCGCTCGCGGCGTGGGTGCTCTTTCGCTTCCTGCGCGCGCGAGGCATGCCCGAGCGCCGCGCGATCGGCTGCGGCCTGCTCTACGCACTCGTGACGCCAATTTTCTTTCGCTCGGCGTTCCTCAATCAGAACGCCATCCTGACCCATTGCGTGCTCGGCGCGTACGTGCTGCTGGCCGGCTGGACGCCCCGCCCACGCGGTGCGCTCCCGTCGGCACGGGACATCGCGCTCGCCGGTGCACTCCTCGGGTTCGGCCTGCTGTGCGACTACGGTGCGGTTCCGCTGATCGTGGCCTTCGGCGTGTGGGTGCTGGCCCTGCACGTTCGCCGCGGCGTCGTGGCGATGCTGCGCGCCGGAGCGACGTACACGCTTGGCGCGGTCCCGATGATCGTGGCACTCTTCTGGTACCAGGCCGCGGCGTTCGGGAGCCCGTGGTTCCCGGCGCAACGCTACATGCCGGCGACGAAGTATTCGGTCATAGGCTGGAACGGATTCTTCGTCCCCACCGCCGAGCTGCTGACTGGCAACCTCTTCGACCCACGCTATGGACTGTTTGTCTTCTGTCCGCTGCTCGCGGCGGCGCTGTTCGCCGGATTCGTGCGTCGCGACGCGACCGACCCCGATGCGGGGCAGTTGCGCGGCATCCTCGGCGTGAGCCTCGCTCTCTATTTGTTCTCCAGTGCCAACCAGTTCGCCATGCTCCAATGGAACACCGGCGTGCGCTACCTCGTGCCGCTCGCGCCGCTGCTGTTTCTCGCGGCGCTGCCTGTCCTTCGGGCCATGCCGCGGCCGGCCGCTGGTCTGCTCGTCGGAACGAGCGTGGTGATCTCGTGCGTCGTGAGCATGACGCGTGAGAGCGTTCCCGACGCCTTGCGGCTGGTGGCGCGCGAAGGTCCGACGCTCCCGATCTTCATCGTGCTCGAAAAGGTCGCGTCCGGATATCCGGCGCTGCAGTTCGGGCTGGTTGGCCCGCTGGTGGCTTTTGGGGGACTGGCGCTGGTGCTGTGGCTCCTGTGGCGACGGAGTTCGGTGGCGCCGGAGGTGCGTGCATGAGGCGCTTACTGGCGATTCTCGGACTGCTCAACGTGCTCGTGCTGGCGGTGCACGCCGGGCTCTCGTGGTTCGAGGCCGGTGCGGCGACCTATGCCGCTCGCCCCTACGGTCAGGTGGTGTTCTACGATCGGTTCGGGGCTCGGGTGGCCGACGTTGCCTATCGAGTGGCGCCCGCGGCCTTCGCCAACTTCCAGAAGCCGGACACCACGGTGCGCCGGCCCGGCGCATTGGTGTACCCGCCACCCGATCCCGAGGACCACATTCGCACGGTGAAGCGCCAGTTTGCCTTTGCGATCGGTGGTGACCTCATCGGCGCCGATCTGTTCATCGATGCCTACGCACTGCCGCTCATTGCGTCCACATTGCTGGCACTCGGCGCGGTGCTGCTCGTGGCGCGCGGCCCGGTCGCCGACGTGACGATCGTCCGCTCGGCGTGGCGCTGGGGCGTGGCGTTCGTGCTCGTGATGGCCGTGGCGATGCCGGTGCTCGTCCCGGATTTCTGGCTGTCCTTCGCGTGGGGGCGCACGCTCTGGTGGGGCGGAAACCCGTACTACGACGTCCCGGCGGCTGCCGTCGACGGTTTGCCGTTCGACGCGCCCATCCTGCGCATGACCTACGGGCCGCTCTGGGCCGTGATCTCGTGGGTCGTGACCGCGGTCACGAGCGGGTCGGTGTTCTGGGGAACGGTCGTGTTCAAGGCGCTGCTCGCCGGCTCGTGGATCGCGGTGCTCGCGCTCGTGAGGCATCTCACGAACGATCGACCGCCGCGCGAGCAGGCGATGGCGCTCGTCGTGGCGGGCTGGGCGCCACTCGGTGCGGTACAGGTCGGCGGCGATGGGCACAACGACGCGTTCATGATCCTCGGCATCCTTTCGTGGCTCGCGCTGGTGCGGCTCGGGAGATACCGATGGGCCACCCTGTCACTCGCCGCGTCTGTCGCGGTGAAGTACGTCAGCGCGCCGCTCTTTCTGCTCGATCTCCTGCTCACGCCGGTCCCCGGTGTGGCGCACCCGACGTTCATCCAGCGCGTGCGTGCGTGGATCCCGCGCGGACTCATCGCCGGCGTCTTCTGGGTCGTCGTCTTTGCGCCGTTTGTGCGCTCCCCGGCGTTCTTTGCGGAGACTTCGGCGGTTCGCGAGGGCTACTTCTTTCTCCCCGCCGACGCGATCAAGGCGATTGGCGCGTTGACGGGACTCGGGCTCCGGCCGCTGGCGTTCCTGGTCATGGGGGTGTTTCCCGTGGTTACCGCGGCGTGCGTGTGGTCGTGGTGGCGCTCGCCCTCGTTCGCCGGCCTGCAGCGCGCTACGGCCGCGATCATGCTGTCGGTGCTGTTCATCGCGGCCGCGCACGTGTGGCCGTGGTACGTGCTCTGGCTTGCGATTCCGGCCGTGCTGTTGCCGTGGGAGTCGCTGCTCGCGCGCTGGAGCGTGGGCGTGCTGCTCGCGGCACCGTTTCCGCTCGCCTACTGGACGGCGTGGCCCGACAGCGGCGACTTCCGGAAGTTCGAGCTACCGTCGCTGGCCATGTACGGACTCGCGCTCGGATGGATGCTGGTGGGGTGGCGGCTCTTCCGGGCGCGCGCTGACGTCACAGTCTCACAACGGCCCGAGACGGAGTACGAGGGGTTCGTCTCCAAGGCTTGATGAAGGGGTCGTTGTCCACCCCTTCGTTGCGAGGCGCTGGAGTGGCGTGATGTTGATGAGGGCGACGTGCCGGCACTCGCAGGTCCTGACGGGAGGTGAAGCAGCCCCGCGTGTGATAGGCGGAGCGGCCCGTGGACCTTGGCGTCGGCGCGCTCTTGGAGCACCCTCCAGGTCAAGTGCTCGGGCTTCCGTTGGTCTACGGAATGAACCGCCACGGTCTCATCGACGGCGCAAACCAGCCATCCGGCGCGACACGCGTGCTATGCAGCTCACCTACAGCAGCTGGCTCAATCAGGTGGAGAGCTGGTTGCGCGGATCGAGCGCGCCCCGACTGACGCGTGGCAATCTTCACCTCGGCGACGGCCTGCGGCGGAGCTCGCTGTAGTACATCAGGGTGAATAGCGTGCCCGTCAGCTCCCTCGTGTGGCGATACGCCGACCCCAAGGCACACATGCGTGATGCACGCATCCAAGCAGCAGTCCACTAGTCGCTGGGCTTGCTTGACAATAGCGGCAGGGGGGGGTACGTCTCTTCTGAGAGGTCGCTATGCGACAGCGTATCATCACTCTCTCGCTGCTCTCGATCATCACCGCAGCGTTCTCTGCCTCACAAGCCGATGCGCGCCCGGTCGCGCGGATCTGCGACGAGAACGGTGACTGCGGCTCGTGCTGCTGGGGCGGGCAGGACTGCGTCAACTGGTGCAATCAGCACTGTCCCGAGTCGAGCTACTGCGACATGCAGTACTCTCCGATGTGCTGCGGCCAGGGCGGATACTCAATCTGGTGCCGCTTCTAGCCCGAGGCGCCGGAGGCGTCATTTCCATGCACGCTCGCCGCCGCGAATGGCTGGCTAACGCCATGACATGGATCTTGGCTGCGTGCGCGCTTGCCAGCACGGCTCTCGTGGTGCGTCGAGAGCTCGTCGCGAACGCGAGCACGCGACCTCGCATGTCGATTGAACCCGACTGGCAACGGTTCGCCTTCGGTCATGTCTTGCGTGACTCCGGCGCTCAGAACAGCATTGTCGTCTTCTCAGACTTCCAGCCCCGTACTGTAAACGCTTTGTCGAGTATGTCGACTCCCTGCGGTCCACTGGAGTACCGATCAAGGTGATCTTTCGCCACGCGCCGTCGGCTGGACACCCGTCAGCGATTGCGGCGGCCCGCGCGGCAGAGTGTGCCGATTCGCAGGGCGAGTTTGAGGCGATGCACGACGCTCTGTTCGCGTTCCAGGACTCGATTGGCAAGGCGCCCTGGCATTGGTTCGCCAGGATTGGGAGCGTTTCGCTGGATCGCGGCTTCGATGCCTGCGTAGCGCGACTGGAGGTGATCCCTCGCCTTCATGACGACACCGTCGATGCGCGCCGTTTGGGGGTGCTCGGAACGCCCACACTCCTCATTGGCCGTATCCGGCACGATGGGCTCCCCTCGCTTGATTCCTTGCGAGCGTACGTCAGGCGTTCCGCGTCACCCTCACCCTGATCCGATGAAGCAGCCAATTGGCCTCGCGCGCGTGGGGATTCAAGCGCCGTTCCTCGCGGCGCTCTTGATCGGCGCCACGGTGCAAGCACAGCCCACGCAAGCCTGGCGACTGGTGCGGGACGTGGAGGTCTCGCAGGCTATGTCTGTCGGGACGGAGTTCACTCAGGTCCGCGCTATCGTCCCCGTGGGTCCCCTCACTGCCGTCGTAGTTGAAGGGCGGCCCGCAGGCATTGGGGTATACGGAGCGAATGGTCAGCTCTTGCGGCCGATTGGTCGAATTGGGAGGGGACCCGGCGAATACGAGTTGCCACATGAGGTTGGTCTGCTCGGTGACACGGTTTGGGTCACCGAAGTGGGCACGCGACGCACCAGCATGTTCAGCAGCCGCGGCGACTTGCTGTCGACAAGCGCCTGGCAGACTGCGACGGAAGCGCCCACTCAGGGGGGAGGGCTAATGGTTGAGGGATTGCTTCCCGACGGTTTCGCATGGGGCGGGAGGGACAACAGCCCCGACGCGCTGGGAGACCCTCCGAAGTCACGAACCCTGTTTCGGCTCACGCGTGAGGGGCGGCTTGTGGATACGATGGTCACCGTGCCCACTTCGGGAGCAATGTTTGGGATTCGTCGTGACGACGGCGGCATCTCTTTCGGTCGACAACCCTTTACCGATGCGACGCTCGCTCTGTGTGGCGTTGGTCATGCAGCGTGTCTGTTGATCGATCGCCGCGTCGCCAGCGAACGGCGCCGGGGGTCGTTTCGCGTAACGGCCATCCGTGCCGACGGGGATACCCTGTGGTCGAAGAGCTACGGCTATGAGCCAAGAGCACTGGAGAAGGGCATCCGCGA encodes the following:
- a CDS encoding glycosyltransferase, whose protein sequence is MTASLTVIVPAVNEPLDVQKTLEALARERAATGVEAIVVSRLGAPVAGLVRSSFPWAQVMDVPHGTTIPAMRALAFERVTTPWVAVIEDHVAVPAGWVKLMTERAQETGAVVGGPVDNLATTTLLDRAAFLCEYSHCMPPLGGGVTSWLPGNNVVYPSATARRYVEMLRRGSWENDMHEAIKAEGGSLVMVPEGVVGHDKHYSLWEYVSQRYLYSRSFAGKRSQQSSAVKRLAYAAGSLALPPVLLMRIVSRVGARSEHRGTLLRSLPLIATFVLSWAAGELVGYLAGPGDSLGKVR
- a CDS encoding methyltransferase domain-containing protein produces the protein MGFAMDDWLELVCPACKAALVDVDAPASLACAACGATWPIEHGIPDLRTRPDPYISRLGDVAKARALHREFGTRDFAGIIELYYAMTPEVPEPQARLNASRMLGGIARAKVALASWEDDVGPLGSMGRVLDIGCGEAPLVIAAARRGAQAVGVDIGFRHITMGLKQVEQERLRAPLIAACAEALPFPDASFDVVTIMHALELFRDQPRALAEAFRVTRPGGRVLVSAPNRTSVGPDPHIGLPAGGLLPNALVGLVSRLQMARPPHRSFLTAGGLRRALVRAGFSEVRVGIPGLSDSQRAQFTGLLRVAADGYERLRTAPGARTVLRTIGPLLQASAVKPR
- a CDS encoding glycosyltransferase family 39 protein, producing MPNDRREDREWVIPLALAVLALGLRLPGLNDGLWNDEIAAIIQSFRTSFPENLSEFRGDNKHPLYALLAHASLSVFGESAWAIRLPALLFGVASVPMLFWLAKPLVGRREAIAAALLLAVSYHHVWFSQSARGYSALLFFALLTTHQLLAMLHRSDRRAAGWFALCIALGTYAHLTFVFFVIAQGVVALAALVWPTGDRPRSDWRVVLLPFVGGGVISAALHYPMLQPMLDYFTQPSDQTGVSSPAWALAEGIRVLRAGFGDAFGLAIIALALAVPIGLAGVITWFRRDRHVALIIVLAPLAIIGGAAIGRGTMYPRFFFVLGGFFVLLVVRGAYATGVWLSQWSRRLTTEERTRRGELLGQAAIGVLVIASLASLPRDWRVPKQDFDGPLAMVQEARAPGDVVAVADVTAAVYLLYYRLPWERVKTAADLDALRRRGKVWFVYTFPRYLDLYDPGLAAHVDADCREQRVFPATLGGGEVIVCTMDALTPPA
- a CDS encoding Gfo/Idh/MocA family oxidoreductase, whose protein sequence is MRIGLVGAGKIGALRAQSIREEPSTSLAAVFDLNADLARQAAGTSGARLCGSLEELLDTPMDAVVVSTPVQAHVEACLGALGRGLHLLCEKPVANTVEDTRRIVQAAQTARRAFAVGFNLRYYPAITFMRETIGAGTIGTVDHFRVFGGHEGLSSFTHDWEYKTPLTGGGAMWDIGIHMTDLARHFLGEITDVYGVMSNNVWQVPGSEDNAMAVFRNPDGVAATYQATWDEWKGYGFFIEAYGDKGMVRGAYAPMENLLITHQNPRGPRTRVHHRYLGIAVREKLYSWKTTALLSFKDELRDFLALAEGKQDLPIADGFAGLRAVEVAAAVRESTATRQAVQLQPLGRMTL
- a CDS encoding thioredoxin domain-containing protein, with the translated sequence MRSTGVPIKVIFRHAPSAGHPSAIAAARAAECADSQGEFEAMHDALFAFQDSIGKAPWHWFARIGSVSLDRGFDACVARLEVIPRLHDDTVDARRLGVLGTPTLLIGRIRHDGLPSLDSLRAYVRRSASPSP